One window of the Cryptomeria japonica chromosome 7, Sugi_1.0, whole genome shotgun sequence genome contains the following:
- the LOC131056293 gene encoding short-chain dehydrogenase reductase 2a: MSTEDTVAIAQRRLEGKVAIITGGAAGIGEATARLFTKHGAKVIIADIAEEAGKHTAQSLSPMATFIHCDVSKEQDVSAAVDLAMEIHGKLDIMFNNAGTGDSQKSSVAEYDMQEFERVMNINVKGVMHGIKHAARVMIPNKRGCIISTASIAGTLGGAAPYAYTASKHAILGLTKNGAAELGKYGIRVNNVSPSGIATGFTMEYSEEKDKAKLEAFCDSVGNMKGPTLRVDDVAEAALYLASGESKYVSGHNLVVDGGSSVVNHEWGLYR; encoded by the exons ATGTCTACGGAAGATACAGTGGCTATTGCACAGCGAAG ATTAGAGGGCAAGGTTGCAATAATCACAGGGGGTGCGGCAGGCATCGGAGAAGCAACAGCTCGCCTCTTCACAAAACATGGGGCCAAAGTCATAATTGCAGACATCGCGGAAGAAGCAGGAAAACACACGGCTCAATCCCTTTCTCCAATGGCGACATTCATTCACTGTGATGTTAGCAAAGAGCAAGACGTCAGCGCAGCCGTGGATTTGGCCATGGAAATCCACGGCAAACTGGACATAATGTTTAATAACGCCGGAACAGGAGACTCCCAAAAGTCGAGCGTTGCAGAGTATGATATGCAAGAATTTGAGCGAGTGATGAATATCAATGTAAAAGGAGTAATGCACGGCATTAAGCACGCTGCTCGCGTTATGATACCCAACAAAAGGGGCTGCATAATTTCTACAGCCAGTATTGCGGGGACTTTGGGAGGAGCTGCTCCTTACGCGTACACAGCCTCAAAGCATGCCATTTTAGGGCTAACTAAAAATGGGGCGGCAGAGCTGGGGAAATATGGGATCAGAGTGAATAATGTTTCTCCTTCAGGAATTGCTACAGGTTTCACCATGGAGTACTCCGAGGAAAAAGATAAGGCCAAGCTGGAGGCGTTCTGTGACAGCGTGGGGAACATGAAGGGGCCCACGCTTAGGGTAGACGATGTTGCAGAGGCGGCCTTGTATTTAGCGAGTGGGGAATCTAAGTATGTGAGCGGCCATAATCTTGTGGTTGATGGCGGGTCAAGCGTAGTGAACCATGAGTGGGGTTTATACCGCTAA